The proteins below are encoded in one region of Panulirus ornatus isolate Po-2019 chromosome 4, ASM3632096v1, whole genome shotgun sequence:
- the LOC139746095 gene encoding facilitated trehalose transporter Tret1-like, which translates to MLTVTVSPTVRQVVAASSAEMAMTGMFTTWAFSAVGLPQMEEPGSSIHFTSEEASWFASLPLFLGIPGSAVVGMLCERFGPRKLLLVLSPPLCASTAMMAAASLEAIQAAGAAEILLLVSRVLQGGLGAMFHTIPAVYVYEVGESRLRGTFIGLTDVWLSSGYLLCYLLGCYLPWYTLAWLLPVGTFVPAICGLLLSPESPMWFVRKGREEEAIRNWKRVRNSEDEITEELQVVRNSLTEEDTTLYRSLQQCGKKCNLLPIILSSTMVILKELCGYTALGIYIVYIFQQAGVGLSPCWSSVVVGLSRLVCSVFGSFLLHNVPRRPLLLTGNILIIISLGAIGTFFFLQSQGRDISCFGWLPLCGLCVYMIGYAGAVGPTTWTVAIEILPGPVRSFGYSIASSLFLTAAFTTSKVFDVTKELMGLHWIFWGYGVPSFIYFVLTVLCIPETRGLSLKAVEDYWKDPSPKTKNQA; encoded by the exons GTGGTTGCAGCCTCGTCAGCGGAGATGGCAATGACGGGCATGTTCACCACCTGGGCCTTCTCCGCTGTTGGCCTGCCACAGATGGAAGAACCAGGATCGTCAATTCACTTCACCTCAGAGGAGGCCAGCTGGTTCG CCTCCTTGCCGTTATTCCTGGGCATTCCCGGGTCGGCGGTGGTGGGGATGCTGTGTGAGCGTTTCGGGCCAAGaaagctgctgctggtgctgtcccCGCCTCTGTGTGCGTCTACAGCGATGATGGCTGCGGCGTCCTTGGAGGCGATACAGGCCGCAGGGGCGGCAGAGATACTGCTCCTCGTCAGTAGGGTTCTGcag GGGGGGCTGGGAGCGATGTTCCATACCATCCCAGCGGTCTACGTGTATGAGGTCGGTGAAAGTCGTCTCCGCGGGACCTTTATTGGGTTGACAGACGTCTGGCTCTCCTCTGGCTACCTGCTGTGCTACCTGCTGGGGTGTTACCTGCCGTGGTATACACTGGCTTGGCTTCTGCCAGTGGGTACGTTCGTGCCCGCCATCTGTGGCCTGCTGTTGTCTCCGGAGTCCCCCATGTGGTTcgtgaggaaagggagggaagaggaggccaTAAGAAACTGGAAACGTGTGCGAAACTCGGAAGATGAGATAACAGAGGAACTGCAAGTCGTGCGCAACTCGCTGACGGAAGAAGACACGACGCTGTACAGGTCCCTCCAGCAGTGTGGCAAGAAATGCAATCTACTGCCCATCATCCTCAGCTCGACGATGGTGATTCTCAAAGAACTGTGCGGATACACGGCTTTAGGGATCTACATAGTCTATATCTTCCAGCAGGCTGGGGTCGGCTTGAGCCCCTGCTGGAGTTCAGTGGTGGTGGGTCTGTCACGTCTCGTATGCAGTGTCTTCGGGTCATTTCTCTTGCATAATGTACCGCGCAGACCACTGCTGCTCACGGGGAATATTCTGATTATCATATCTCTTGGGGCGATTGGTACATTCTTCTTCCTGCAGTCTCAGGGTCGAGACATATCCTGTTTCGGGTGGCTGCCATTAtgtgggctgtgtgtgtatatgatcgGGTATGCTGGGGCAGTGGGACCCACGACGTGGACTGTGGCTATCGAGATCTTGCCGGGTCCCGTGCGTTCCTTCGGCTACAGCATCGCTAGCTCCTTGTTTCTAACCGCTGCTTTCACAACTTCGAAGGTCTTTGACGTCACTAAGGAGCTGATGGGTCTACACTGGATCTTCTGGGGTTACGGTGTTCCCAGTTTCATCTACTTTGTGTTGACCGTCCTGTGTATTCCAGAAACGCGTGGACTTTCCCTCAAAGCGGTAGAGGATTACTGGAAGGACCCGTCACCCAAGACGAAAAATCAAGCGTAA